The following proteins are co-located in the Flavobacteriales bacterium genome:
- the ychF gene encoding redox-regulated ATPase YchF, translated as MGLKCGIVGLPNVGKSTLFNCLSNAKAQAANFPFCTIEPNVGVITVPDSRLTELEKLVNPERVVPAVIEIVDIAGLVKGASKGEGLGNKFLTNIRETDAIIHVIRCFEDENVVHVDGNIDPIRDKETIDYELQIKDLEMIDKRIEKTIKIAKTGNKDAVRELEILKAIKQKLEEGKAAREVEVDEKSQVFVKGLQLLTTKPILYVCNVDEASATKGNAFVDAVKENVKNENAEVIIITAAMEADIASFDDHEEKQMFLDDLGLKEPGVSVLIRSAYRLLSLSTYFTAGVKEVRAWTIKVGYTAPQAAGVIHGDFERGFIKAEVIKLRDYINLGSENACKEAGKLSMEGKEYIVEDGDVMNFKFNV; from the coding sequence TGGGATTAAAATGTGGTATCGTCGGACTTCCGAATGTTGGGAAATCAACTCTGTTTAATTGCTTGTCTAATGCAAAAGCGCAAGCTGCTAATTTCCCATTCTGTACAATAGAACCGAATGTTGGTGTTATTACTGTTCCGGATAGTAGATTAACGGAGTTAGAAAAGCTAGTTAATCCAGAGCGTGTTGTGCCGGCTGTTATCGAAATTGTAGATATCGCAGGACTAGTTAAGGGGGCCAGTAAAGGAGAGGGGTTAGGAAATAAATTTCTCACCAATATTAGAGAAACGGACGCTATTATTCATGTGATCCGATGTTTTGAAGATGAGAACGTAGTTCACGTGGATGGTAATATTGATCCAATAAGGGATAAGGAAACTATAGACTATGAACTTCAAATCAAAGACTTGGAGATGATAGACAAGCGAATTGAGAAAACTATTAAAATTGCTAAAACTGGAAATAAAGATGCTGTAAGAGAGCTTGAAATCTTAAAAGCGATTAAGCAAAAACTTGAAGAAGGAAAAGCAGCTCGTGAAGTTGAAGTGGATGAGAAGTCTCAAGTATTTGTGAAAGGGTTGCAGTTGCTTACTACTAAACCGATTCTTTATGTATGTAATGTGGATGAAGCTTCAGCAACAAAAGGAAATGCATTTGTTGATGCGGTTAAAGAGAATGTGAAAAATGAAAATGCTGAAGTGATAATTATTACTGCAGCAATGGAAGCTGATATTGCCTCCTTTGATGATCACGAGGAAAAGCAAATGTTCTTGGATGATTTAGGATTGAAAGAGCCAGGAGTTTCTGTGCTAATTCGTTCTGCATATCGCTTATTAAGTTTGTCAACTTACTTTACAGCTGGTGTGAAAGAGGTTAGGGCTTGGACAATTAAAGTTGGGTACACGGCACCTCAAGCAGCAGGTGTTATACATGGGGATTTTGAAAGAGGCTTTATTAAAGCAGAGGTTATTAAACTAAGAGACTATATCAATTTGGGTTCTGAGAACGCATGTAAAGAGGCAGGAAAGCTTTCTATGGAAGGGAAAGAGTATATCGTTGAAGATGGCGATGTAATGAACTTTAAATTCAATGTATAA